The Candidatus Dependentiae bacterium genome segment ATTTTATACAGAACTCATTATCAATCCAGAAATATAGAAGAAGCTTTAATTGCAAATTCCATTCCATATAAAATAGTTGGCGGAATAAGATTTTACGAACGAAAAGAAATAAAAGATTTACTTGCATACTTAAGATTATTAATAAACCCTTATGATAAGATAAGTCTTGAAAGAATAATAAATTGCCCAAATAGAGGCTTGGGAGATAAGTTTGAAGAAATATTAAACACGGAATATATATTTAATCCATTATTTGATTTTAAAAAAATTCTTGAAAATATAATAAATAAAATTGAATACAAAATTACAGCTACAAAAAAAGAAGCTATTTTAAAATTTTTGGAATTATATAAAAAACTTGAAAGCTTTGAACGCCCAAGTGATATTATTGAAGAACTTATTGATACAGTAAACTATTTTGATTTTTTAGAAAAAGAATACGATCCTCAAGAAGCCGAATCAAAAAAAGATAACGTTAAAGAGCTTGTTCAATCCATTTATAATTTTGAAAAAGACAGTGTCAAAAATAATTTGCATGAATTTTTATATCAAGTCAGCTTGATGCAAGAAAAAAATGAAGCACAGGATAACGATCAAAATCAGGTTCAATGCATGACGCTTCATGCGGCCAAAGGGCTTGAATTTGATATTGTATTTATAACCGGATTGGAAGAAGGCGTATTACCAAGCTCTCGATCATTAAATGAAAATAAAGAAATAGAAGAAGAACGTAGATTATTTTATGTAGGCATTACTCGAGCGAAAGAAAGATTGATACTGACTCGAGCTATTTATAGAAATAGTTATGGACAAATAAGCGATCAGTTAATATCCAGATTTTTAACAGAAATACCGGATAATTTAATTACGAATATCGATATTTGCGAAATGTCACAGTTACAAATAAATTCAGAATTTAAAAACTGGCTTCAAGTAAAAAGCAGTACCGTACTTACATTTCAAGACTTTGCAAACGATCTTGCAAAAAACATGGAGTTTAAAGAATCATCACATATTAAGGCTCAAAATAAACCTAGTAAAATATTAAAAGCTAAAACAAATAAAAATAAACAAAATTTTTTCTCAGCACAAAAAACACAAATTTTGCAAAATTCAATCTGGTCAAAAAATCAACTTGTATCACATCCTAAATTTGGTGTTGGTTTAATTAAATCTGTAGAAGCCGGAAATGATGGAAATTATAATCTAACAATAGCTTTTAAAATCGGTGAGAAAAAAATTTTATCAAGCTTTGTAACAAGGAAAAAATAAATATGAATAATATTATGAATTATGTTACACAAATAATCATAATTCCACTTGCAACCTTTACTTTAGAAAGAATTTATGATTTTTATAAAGACAAAAAAAACTTCAAAGTTTGTTTAAATAATTTATCTAGAGAAATTGATTACAATATAACACCAGGAGTTGGAAATTTAAAAGTTCCATTTAAAATAAAAGCCCATGAAAATTTGATAAATATTTTTGAAAAAAATTTATCAAATGATATTTGCAACTTATTAACACAAATAATTAAGAATGCACCTATTACTCAATCAGAAAAAAATTATAATATATCTCCTGGAAGCATTAAATCTTTGGAAAATCAATTAAAAAATTTTATAAAAAACTATATTGATTAATCAATTGCTTAATTTTTAAAATAACTAGCATATTTGTTTGGCTATTTTTTACATATTGTCAAAATACTCATTTCAAATAAACTATTAAATCAAATTAGTGAAAGTTTTTTATGTTTAACAAAAAAATTAAATTTTTTAGTCTTTTATCAATCTTTGTAATTACAACCAACTTAAACTCTTATCAAAAACTCGAATTTACACAAGCTCAACAAGCTTATTATATAGATCACAATAAAGAATTTCTAAAAACAATTTTTCGTGATTACCCTAAAGCGGTTTTTTCTAAATATGATAAATTTCCAACAACTGCAGCAGCATTACCGTATCTTGGATTACTATATTTATTTATAAAAAACAAATGGTATCGTGAATATGAAAGTACGTATAGCAGGGATAAAGCAATCTTTGTCACAGTAGTTGTACTAATAATTACAGCAATACCCACCACAATTTTTTATTGGTTGACCGAATATTTTACGAATAACATTTCACAAAAAGACAAAATTTATAAAACCATAAAATGGTTTTTGGATAATTATAATCCAGATTTGAATGCGAATATAGATTTAAATTTAAAAAAATTTGTTCCAAAAGATCTACATAAAATTTTTGATACAATGCATGAAGAATACCTAAAACATGAAAATAAATATATTAACGACAATTTAGAAACATTTATTGAACAAATTGTTAATTATCCAACCCTAAATTCAAATCAAATAAATACAACAATAAATGAATCAATTGAAAAATCTCAACCCATCGAACTTTATCAAAGTAAAACTATGGGACGTTTTTTGGCTAATTCAGGAAATATTTCAGTACCAATAAACCGTTATAATCCTATAAGTGTCTATGATCCTCAAGATTTATTTAAAATTGGTCAAGATTTTTTTGGTAAAAGTTTACAAAAAGGCTTAGATGACAAAAATTATTTAAAAAAAATGGAAGGAAAGTTTGATTTAAAAAACAAGCTTACTGAATTTTAGAAAGTATAATCAAAATACATTTAAAATTAAAAAATTAAAAATGTATAAAAGAATATTTTATCAAGCTTTGTAACTAAAGTATGAAAGGACAAAAGTTTTTTGCCCTTTCATACTTTATAAAAAATTTAAATTGTTTTTAGATCTTTGCTTGAGTCGTAGTTTGATTATATGTAAATGGAATTGCTTTATTGAATTCCAAAAGCATTTGGTTAATATCGTAAGTTGTCTTACTTCTTAACTCCTCTCTTCCCCAGTCCCCTACTTCAAAAGTAAGTTTTGCACCCAATGGAGTGCCTTTATAATTTAATTGACCTCCATCAGCAAGCATTTTATCAATAGAAGTCAAATCTGCGCTATAATAATCAAAATCTTTTCCTACGATTAAATCATTTGGTAGCTTAACGCCGCGTCCCGGTAAAACATAATTTCCATCTTTGCGTTTTATAATTTCATAAAGTTTTCCCTGTAGCGTTGGATTTAAACTCAAATATGGTCCCGCCCAATTTTTTGGAAAAGCCAAATTTAAACACCCAACTTCAGATCCGGAAAATTTTTCAACATTTAAAAAGTCTACATAATTGCATTCATTTTCAATGCTTAAAATATTGCATTCTTTATCTATTTTATTTAAAGAATCAACAATATTTTTTATATCCATTGTTATAACTGATGTAATAAACTTTGGCTTATCGTTATATGTAGTCCAAAAAAATAAAACAACTAAAAGTGATAATAAAGAAACACTAAAATATGGAAAATAATTTTTGGATTTTCTTAAAAGTTTTTTATGCCAAGATTCACTATTTTTGTGGAAAATGCCAAAAAATTTATTATTAGAATTCATATCCCTTCCCCCTTCTTTTAAATTATATCTAGTAGATAATAAACAAAAAAAGACCGAAAAGTGAACAATTTTAAAAAATAAAATAAAAACAGTTTAATTAACTGGCATAAATTTTTATTAAATTTACTATCAAATGATCCAAAAGATACAATCCTACGCAAATAAAAATTAGCCCTGAAATAAAAGATATTATACTCAATTTTCTTTTACTCAAAGACCCTCCTATTAATGATGCAAAAAATGAAACTGTTGTCAGCACACTTAAAGATCCTAAAGAGACAAGCGCACTTGCTATAAAAATTTGATTTAATGGTAACGAAAAAGCACTTTTAGGTAATATTTGAGCGCTAATTAACATGAAAAAAAACAAAGCCATTGGATTTAATGCCGTTAACAAAAATGATTTTATTATAGTAATCCATGCACCAAGCTTTTGTTCATAAGAAATATGATTTTCATTTTTTAAAGCTTTTCGTAACGAATATATACCTAAATAAATCAACAAAAAGCCACCCAATGTATCCAACAAAAACATAAAATTTGTAGACTCTTTAAGAATTGCAAGAACGCCAATTAATCCTAATAAAAAATAAAATCCGTCTGCAATACAAGCTCCAAGACCTGTTGCAAAACCGTACCAAAAGCCATAAACGGCACCACGATTAAAAGTCAAAATAAATATAGGACCAAGAGATGCCGATGCCAAAACTCCAATTAAAAAACATCTTAAAAAAATTGTAATTTCCATAAAAATCCCCCCTCTTTTTATTAAAACAAAAAATATCCTGCGACTTAATTATCTGATATATTATAATATCCTAAAACATTAATTTAATGCAAAATAAAGGATTTTTAAGTGAATAAAACTATTAAATTCGGAACAGATGGAATAAGAGGTAATGCAAGCAGTTTCCCATTTGATACTCAAAGTTTAATAACACTGGGATATTCAATTGCTCAATGGAGTATAAAAAAATATAAAAAAAGTAACCCCAAAATTTTGATTGGGCATGATACTAGAGAATCATGCGCCGGAATAAAAAAAGATTTGGAAACAGGTCTATTAAATTTTGATTTGGAAATTTTGGATGCCCAAATAATGCCAACACCTGCCATATGCAAAATAATAAACACAGATAAATCGTTTGATTTTGGAATAATAATTTCTGCATCACACAACAAATATCAAGATAATGGAATAAAACTGGTCGACGCCAAAAAAGGCAAACTTAGTTTGATTGATGAAAAAATAATTGAAACAAATTTTAAAAATAATTTTAATAATATTAAGATTGAAAATCTTAATAAATCAGGATCTATAAAACTTTTCGATAACTCAATAGAAAAATATATAGAAATATTGGAAAATAATTTTTCAAAAAAATTATTAATAAATAAAAAGATAGTTTTAGACTGTGCAAACGGAGCAACTTACAAAATAGCCCCAATTATTTTTCAAAGCTTGGGTGCTCAAATAATTGCAATAAACACAGTTCCCAATGGTAAAAATATAAATGAAAATTGCGGATCTTTACATATTGAACAATTAACAAAAAATGTAGTAGAAAATAAATATGATTTTGGTTTTGCATTTGATGGCGACGGCGATAGAGTTATTGCTGTTGATAAAAATGGAGAAAAAATAGATGGAGACCAAATAATAGCAATACTTACAAACCATAAAAAAGCAAAAAATTTAAAAACTATCGTTGGCACAAGCATGACAAATTTAGGATTGTATTTGCATTTACAAAAAAGAGATATAAATCTTATAAGAACCGATGTTGGCGATAAATATATAGCAAAAGAATTAAGAGCAAAAAAATTATTTTTAGGCGGAGAATCATCGGGACATATAATAATGACAGATTATTTAAATGTTGGAGATGGTATTTTTACAGCCTTAAGAACAATAGAGACCATAATTGACAATAATATTTTAAATCCAAAGCAATTTAATTATGCTCCTCAAACTTTAATAAATATGCCGGTAAAAGAAAAAAAAGATTTAAATATTGACCCTATACCCCAAATAATAGAAAAATATAAAAATATTTTAAAAACCGGACGTATTTTGATACGTTATTCCGGAACAGAAAATATTTTACGTATCATGACTGAAGGTGAAGATGAAATTATAACAAAAAATATTGCTCAAAATATTGCTCAAGAACTTGATAATATATTAAATTAAAGGGGATATATGAACTTTTTGGATTTATTAAAAAAAGTACTTAACACTATAAAATCACTTTTTATAAGCGGTTTTATAACAATTTTACCAATCACAGCCACTATATTTTTCATACATTTTTCATATAGTTTACTAAATCGATGGCTAACACCCATAAAAAAATTAATACCCATTCAGTATCAACTAATTCCGGGAATTGAATTTATTTTAATAACAGGATTAATATTGCTTATAGGTGTGCTATTAAAATTATTAATAGTTACACCTATCATACATGCATCTGAAGAACTAATAGGAAAAATACCTTTTATAAAAACAATTTATTCTGCAGCTAAAAGTCTTGCCGTATTTTTTGATATTCCGGATTTAACAAAATCCGATAAAAAAGTGGTTTTAATTCAATATCCAAGAGAAGGCTTCTATCATTTAGCATTTCAGCTGGATTCTGCTGATAATAATTTTGCAAAATTAATACCGGAATCCAAAAAAATAAATTCCGAAATAAAATATTTTAAAGTTTTTATGCCAAATTCTCCAAATCCGGCAAGTGGATACTTTTTTATTTTGCCTGAAAATGAAATATATCCAACAAATTTATCATTTGAAGAAGCAATAAAATCTATTGTTTCTTGTGGCATTATAACACCTGAAAGCATGAAACAATCAATGGATATTAACAATCAACATGATATTTGAAAAATACTTTTTTAAAAACTATTTTAAATATTTATTCTTAATAAATTTAAGTTTTACACTACTCTTTAATTTTATAGAGTTTTTTGAAAAAATGGCTCGAACAAAAAACGTAAGTATTGAGACTATTTTGCAATTCATTCTATTAAATTTAGGGCCATCATTTTTTGAATCTATTAAAATTAGCAGCTGGCTTTCGGCAATAATGGTTATAAAAGAATTTCACGATCAAAATGAACTGGAAACATTTAAAATCCTAAATATAAATAACAAAAAATTATTTAATCTATTTTTAATATCCGGAATAATTATATCTTTAATTTCTTTCATTGGACGTGAAAACATAACTTTAAAATTACAAAATAAATCTGAACAATTTAAGTTTAAGCAACTAAAAAAAATAAATCGTGAAAATGTAACAAATAAATGGCTGGAAATAAAATCACATAACAATAAATTGCATAAATCTTATTGCTATTTTCAATCTTTAAATTTAATAAATAATACCGGAACAAATATAATTTTACTTGATATAGACGAAAATTTTAAAATATACAAAATAATAAATTCTCAAAAATTTCAAATTAAACCAAGCAGAGAAATAATTGAACTTAAAAAACCCAATATTGTAAAAATAAATAGTAATAATTACAAAAATCCTAAAAATAAAATTTTACATATGCCGAGTTTTTTTTCACAACTAAAAATGGAAGATAAAATTCCACCACTTTCATTATTTTTAAAAAATATTTTTTTAGAAAAAGACTTTTTACCACAAAATATCTGGTTTAATATGATCTCTGAATTATTAAAAAGAATATTTTTTTATCTACAAATAATTATTTACCCGGTTTTAACATTTTGTTTATTTATACTTTTTGAGAACTTTTTAAGATATAAATGGACAATTATGTTTGCACCATATCCCATAATATTATTAACTGATTTGTTAACCAATTTTTTGGCAAAATTCAATTTGAATCCAATAATTTTACTTTTACCCTATCTTCTCATATTTTTATTTATTTTTTTTAGTATAAAATCTATTGAAAAAA includes the following:
- a CDS encoding phosphoglucosamine mutase; this encodes MNKTIKFGTDGIRGNASSFPFDTQSLITLGYSIAQWSIKKYKKSNPKILIGHDTRESCAGIKKDLETGLLNFDLEILDAQIMPTPAICKIINTDKSFDFGIIISASHNKYQDNGIKLVDAKKGKLSLIDEKIIETNFKNNFNNIKIENLNKSGSIKLFDNSIEKYIEILENNFSKKLLINKKIVLDCANGATYKIAPIIFQSLGAQIIAINTVPNGKNINENCGSLHIEQLTKNVVENKYDFGFAFDGDGDRVIAVDKNGEKIDGDQIIAILTNHKKAKNLKTIVGTSMTNLGLYLHLQKRDINLIRTDVGDKYIAKELRAKKLFLGGESSGHIIMTDYLNVGDGIFTALRTIETIIDNNILNPKQFNYAPQTLINMPVKEKKDLNIDPIPQIIEKYKNILKTGRILIRYSGTENILRIMTEGEDEIITKNIAQNIAQELDNILN
- a CDS encoding ATP-binding domain-containing protein; protein product: ILYRTHYQSRNIEEALIANSIPYKIVGGIRFYERKEIKDLLAYLRLLINPYDKISLERIINCPNRGLGDKFEEILNTEYIFNPLFDFKKILENIINKIEYKITATKKEAILKFLELYKKLESFERPSDIIEELIDTVNYFDFLEKEYDPQEAESKKDNVKELVQSIYNFEKDSVKNNLHEFLYQVSLMQEKNEAQDNDQNQVQCMTLHAAKGLEFDIVFITGLEEGVLPSSRSLNENKEIEEERRLFYVGITRAKERLILTRAIYRNSYGQISDQLISRFLTEIPDNLITNIDICEMSQLQINSEFKNWLQVKSSTVLTFQDFANDLAKNMEFKESSHIKAQNKPSKILKAKTNKNKQNFFSAQKTQILQNSIWSKNQLVSHPKFGVGLIKSVEAGNDGNYNLTIAFKIGEKKILSSFVTRKK
- a CDS encoding LptF/LptG family permease, translating into MIFEKYFFKNYFKYLFLINLSFTLLFNFIEFFEKMARTKNVSIETILQFILLNLGPSFFESIKISSWLSAIMVIKEFHDQNELETFKILNINNKKLFNLFLISGIIISLISFIGRENITLKLQNKSEQFKFKQLKKINRENVTNKWLEIKSHNNKLHKSYCYFQSLNLINNTGTNIILLDIDENFKIYKIINSQKFQIKPSREIIELKKPNIVKINSNNYKNPKNKILHMPSFFSQLKMEDKIPPLSLFLKNIFLEKDFLPQNIWFNMISELLKRIFFYLQIIIYPVLTFCLFILFENFLRYKWTIMFAPYPIILLTDLLTNFLAKFNLNPIILLLPYLLIFLFIFFSIKSIEKNNL
- a CDS encoding LysE family translocator — translated: MEITIFLRCFLIGVLASASLGPIFILTFNRGAVYGFWYGFATGLGACIADGFYFLLGLIGVLAILKESTNFMFLLDTLGGFLLIYLGIYSLRKALKNENHISYEQKLGAWITIIKSFLLTALNPMALFFFMLISAQILPKSAFSLPLNQIFIASALVSLGSLSVLTTVSFFASLIGGSLSKRKLSIISFISGLIFICVGLYLLDHLIVNLIKIYAS
- a CDS encoding DUF502 domain-containing protein, whose protein sequence is MNFLDLLKKVLNTIKSLFISGFITILPITATIFFIHFSYSLLNRWLTPIKKLIPIQYQLIPGIEFILITGLILLIGVLLKLLIVTPIIHASEELIGKIPFIKTIYSAAKSLAVFFDIPDLTKSDKKVVLIQYPREGFYHLAFQLDSADNNFAKLIPESKKINSEIKYFKVFMPNSPNPASGYFFILPENEIYPTNLSFEEAIKSIVSCGIITPESMKQSMDINNQHDI